The genomic window GGGCTTGAAAGGCGTCTGCCTGAAAAAACGATGTCAGCAACGCTCAGCGTGCAAGGCTTTGTTGCGCTTGGCTTTTACAGCTTCCTTTTGCTGTCATCGAACCCGTTTGAACGCCTTCCTGTGCCAGCGGGCGAGGGATCGGGATTGAACCCGCTCTTGCAGGATATTGGCCTCGCGATCCATCCGCCCACGCTATACATCGGCTATGTTGGTCTGTCTGTCGCGTTTAGCCTTTGCATGGGCGCATTGATCACGCGCCAGGTGACGCCTGATTTTGCGAAGGTCATGCGGCCGTGGGTGCTGGCTGCTTGGGTGTTTCTCACATTCGGCATCACCGCTGGCTCTTACTGGGCTTATTATGAGCTTGGCTGGGGCGGTTGGTGGTTCTGGGATCCGGTTGAAAACGCCTCCCTCATGCCGTGGCTTGCGGCGACGGCATTGCTCCATTCTGTAAGCGTTCTGGCTGCGCGCGATGCTTTACGAACGTGGACGATCATGCTGGGCGTTCTTGCCTTTTCCATGTCAATGCTCGGCACTTTCCTTGTTCGCTCTGGCGTTATCACCAGCGTGCACGCCTTCGCGGTCGATCCTGAGCGGGGGAGCTTCATCCTCGCGCTGCTTGGCCTTTATATCGGCGGGGCGCTTGTCATCTTTGCCATGCGGGCAGGGTATATCGCCGAAGGCAAACGCTTCACCGCGACAAGCCGCGAGGGAGCGCTTGTCTTCAACAATGTGATGCTGTCCGCGATCCTTGCGATTGTGCTGCTGGGCACGCTTTATCCGGTCTTCACTGAAGTTTTCGATGTGCGCGTTTCGGTCGGCCCGCCCTATTTCAACCCAGCAAGCGCCATTTTCGCAATCCCGATGTTCATGGTGATGGCGGTGGGGCCGCTTCTGCGGTGGAAAGACGATAAGCCTGCGCGCATCCAGTTCGAGGTGCTGCTGCTCGCAAGCATCGCCATCACCGTGATTGCGCTCGTTGCGTTCTTTGGCAGCTATGACATTCTCCCGCTGCTCGGTCTTGCATTTGCAGCAGCGCTGGGTGTTGCCTCGCTTCTGCCACTGCGCGGTCGAAAACTCTCCCGCGTTCCCACCGCCACCTGGGGTATGGTGATGGCCCATTTTGGCGTTGCGGTCGCATTGTTTGGCATGGCAAGCGAAAGCGCCTTTACCTCCGAAAGGCTCGCAGCGGTGTCTTCCGGCGGGCAAGAGCAGGTCGGCGAATGGACCATCGAGCTGCAAAGCGTCGATCCGATCGCAGGCCCGAACTGGACCGCAATCGAGGCGCGCATTATCGCCACGCGCGGTGATGGAGACGGCGTTCTTCTCACCCCGCAAGCGCGCAATTTCTGGGCACCGACACAAGCCACCAGCGAAAGCGCTCTGCTGACCACTTGGGATGGCCAGTTGTACGCTGTGATCGGTGATCAGGCGGGCGTTGATGCCAATGGCAACCCGCGTTGGCAATTACGGGTGTGGTGGAAGCCGTTTGTGACTTTCATCTGGTATGGCGGCCTCATGATTGCCTTTGGCGGTATTCTCTCGATTATCGGGCGGCTGCAGGTCGATCTTAAGCGGCGTTCCGTGACCAAACGCGGCAATCAACGCCGCGAGGATGCTGCCGCCCTCGCTGGTGGAACCGCGCCGGAGCCCGCTGAATAATGCGCCTTATCTACCTCATCCCATTAGCACTCTTCCTCTTTTTTGCAGGGGTGGCCGGCTATCAGCTGACCCAGCCAAAGGATGTAAACATCCCCTCGCAGATGATTGAACGCGAGCTTCCCGATTTTGCGCTTGAACCGGCGCTTGAAGGGATGCCCGGGGCGTCGCGCGCGGACTTTATCGGTGGCAAGCCCAAGCTTCTTAATATCTGGGCAAGCTGGTGTGTGCCTTGCATCGCAGAGGCGCCGCACCTTGAGCGCCTGCGCCAAGAAGGCGTGGAAATCATCGGCGTTGCGGTACGCGACCGACCAGAGGCGGTTGAGGGCTTCCTTGCTCGTTATGGCAATCCCTACACCCGCATCGGCGCAGATGACATTTCCGAGCTGATGCTGGAAATTGGCGCATCGGGTGTGCCGGAAACCTATGTAATCGATGCTGCTGGAAACATCCGATACCAACACATTGGCGACATTCGTGAAAACCACGTTGAAATGCTGCTTGAAAAACTGGAGGAAGCAGCGTGATGCGTTTTCTGTTGGCCTTGATCGCCCTCATCGCGGCCCCGATTTACGCGCAAAGCTCAATGCCGCCTGCGCCTTACGCCTATACTCAGCTGGATGATCCTGTGCTCGAAGCTGAGGCTGCGGCACTCATGGAAACGCTGCGATGCCTCAAATGCCAGTCTCAGAGTATTGCCGATAGCGATGCGCCTATGGCTGGCGATATGCGCCATCAGGTCCGTTCGCGCCTGCTCGCTGGCGAAAGCCCCGAAGAAGTGCGCGATTGGCTGACGCAGCGCTATGGCGATTATGTGAGCTATGAGCCCACGGTCAGTTCTACGACCTGGCCCCTTTTCGCCATCCCAGTGCTGTTACTCCTTATCGTTGGCGCAGTGCTCTTGCGCAGGCTTGGTAAGCGGTCTTCTGGCTCGGAAGGGAGCGCGTAATGGATCAATGGCTCGCGATCCTCGCGCTTGCGCTGGTAAGCTTTGCGATTGCCGCGTTTTACCTGCGGATGCCCCGCCAAGGTTTTGCCGTATTCGGGGCAGCGCTCCTGTTCGGGCTCGTTGGCTACAGCTGGGTGGGCTCTCCGGGTCAGTCTGGCAGTCCCAAACAACCACAAGTTCAGGCCGAACAGGAATCGGGCGAAGCGATGGTCGAGGCGCGCCGGGCGCTGTTCGATCCGACGACGGCCAAGCCTGATTACCTCACGCTGTCCGATGGCTTCGCCCGTCGCGGCAAGTTTGACGATGCCGCGGGCCTCTTGCGCCAGGGTCTTCGCGAAAACCCCGATCACCTCGAAGGTTGGCTTGCGCTTGGCATGGCTCTCACTGGCCATGCGGAGGGCTTCGTCACGCCAGCGGCCAATTATGCCTATGGAAAAGCGCGGGAAATTGACCCCAGCAATCCGGGTCCGGACTTCTTCCTCGGCACTTCGCTGGTGCAGACTGGACAGATCGTCGCCGGGCGCAAGGTGTGGGGGCGCCTGCTTGAAAATTCGCCCGACGATGCTCCGTGGAAGGCTGAAATTGAGCGCCGGGTCGAGCGGCTCGATGAAATGATCGCCAATGCGCCCATGCTGCAATAGGTGCAGACGATAGGCGCGATGTTGCAGGTGCGAAGCCGCAGTGGTAATGGCGGGCGCCTTACGCGGGTTCAGAGCGCTCTGAGTCCCACACACCGGGTCACCGAACGGGACAATCGCACACGATGAGCGAAACCTCAGCAACAGCGGAACATTCCTCATTGGATACGCATTCCAGCGGCCACGCGCATGGCGGTTCGAAAGCCGCTTTGGCGGTGGGCGCGATTGGCATTGTTTTCGGCGATATTGGTACAAGCCCGCTTTACGCCTTTCGCGAAACCTTCGCTGGCACGGCCAATGTCGCGATTGATCGGATGCACGTGCTCGGCGTGGTCAGCCTCATCTTCTGGTCGATGCTGCTTGTGGTGGCGATCCAATATGTGACGATCCTCATGCGCGCCGACAACAAGGGGCAGGGCGGGTCGCTCGCTCTCGTGGCGCTGCTTTCCCGGCATATGGGCAAGTCTTCCTATGGCTGGTTGGTGGTGCTTCTCGGCGTTTTTGCGACATCACTTTTCTACGGCGACTCGATGATTACGCCCGCAATTTCCGTGCTTTCTGCGGTTGAAGGGCTCACCGTCGTCGATCAGGGGTTACAACAATATGTGATCCCCATCGCGCTTGGCCTGCTCGTCTTTCTCTTCATGCTTCAGGCGCGCGGGACAGCAAAAGTTGGCGCGCTGTTTGCCCCGGTTATGATCGTCTGGTTCACTGTCTTGGCTGGCCTTGGCGGGTGGCAGATCATCCAGAACCCGGACATCTTGTGGGCGCTGAACCCCTATTACGCGGTCATGTTTTTCGTGACCGATGGCTTCGTCGCTTTCCTCGCCTTGGGTGCGGTTGTGCTTGCGGTGACAGGTTCAGAGGCGCTGTATTCGGACATGGGGCATTTTGGCCGGGGGCCAATGCGCCTTTCGTGGTTCGGCTTTGTCATGCCGTGCCTTCTTCTCAACTATTTCGGACAAGGCGCGCTTATCGCCGGGCTGCCTGCTGAAGAAGCCGCAGTGGTGGTGCAGAGCCCGTTCTTCCTGCTTGCCAGCGAAGAATGGCGCTTGCCGCTGGTATTCCTTGCAACCGTGGCGACCTTTATCGCGAGCCAGGCGGTGATTTCGGGCGCGTTCTCAATCACCCATCAGGCGGTGCAAATGGGCTTTATGCCGCGCCTCTCGATCCTTCACACCAGCGAGACCGAAGGCGGTCAGATTTACATTCCCGTCGTTAACTGGGCGCTGATGGTGGCGGTGATTCTGCTGGTGCTCACTTTCCAAAGCTCGTCCAACCTCGCCTCCGCCTACGGGATCGCAGTGACTGGGGCGGTGACGATTGATACGCTTTTGATGGGCCTTCTTTTCGTCAGCGTGTGGAAGTGGAAATGGTGGTACGCAGCGCCCGTGGTGCTCCTCTTCCTGATCGTGGATGGCGCTTATTTCGCAGCCAACCTTACCAAGATCCCCGACGGCGGTTGGTTCCCTCTGGTGGTGGGCTTTGTCGCATTTACTTTCCTGACGACCTGGGCGCGGGGCAGAAAGCTTATGCGCGCAAGGATGAGCGAGGGAAGCCTGCCGATTGAGATTTTCGCCAAATCGGCCAAGAATTCCGCGCTGCGCGTGCCCGGCACCGCGATCTTCATGGCCAGCAGTCAAGCCGGTGTCCCGTCTGCGCTGCTCCACAATATCAAGCACAATAAGGTGCTGCACGAGCGCGTCGTGATCTTGACGGTTGATATTCAGGACGAGCCCTATGTCGATCCGGACAAGCGGTGCGAATACACCGATATGGGCGATGGCTTTTACCGTGCGGTGCTGCGCTATGGCTTTATGGAAGAGACGGACGTGCCTGAGGGCCTTAAGGGCATGGGGCTTTATTGCGGTGGCCAGTTCGACATGATGCACACCAGCTTCTTCCTTTCGCGCCAGACCTTGCTGGCGAGCGACAAGCCGGGGATGCCAATCTGGCGCGAGAAGATCTTCGCTTGGATGCTGAGGAATTCGGCAAGCGCGATGGACTTCTTCAAACTGCCCACAAACCGCGTGGTGGAGCTTGGCAGTCAGGTTGAGATTTAGAGCTGCGCGTTGGCACAGGGGAGCCGCAATGCCCACCAAAGTCGATTTCAAACGCACCGTGCGCGATCACGCCAAGCTTGAGGGGGAGGCGACCATCAGCATTGGCACAACCACCTTCACCGGCGATGGTGACAGGCTGTTCTTGAACTTCAAGGACGTCGGTATTCTCTTCAGCCACGAAGACGCCGAGGACTTTCTGAAAGCCGCGATGAACGCCTATTTGCGGCTCGGTTACGGCGCAGAAGGTGGCGCTTAGTCGCTTGGGATCATCGTGATCGCCGTTTGCCGCCCATGCAGAAACCTCACGCTCTCCCCATCGAAAAACGCATCTTCCTCGGTGCGGAAATCCACGCGTTGTCCGCCCCATTCCGGCACCGCTGAATAGCTGGTCAGCTCAATCGCCCAGGCGGTGTTGGCGCGAAGTGTATCTTCCCCGCGCGGGTCCGCCTCCTGATTGTCCCAAAAGCCGATCGCGGTGCCTGCGCCGTGCCCGTGAAAGCCGATGGGGTGCGAATAGATCGACGGGTCGAGCCCTTCCGCAATCGCCTCTGCGCGGGCACGGGCGAGGATTTCATTACCCGAAAGTCCCGTTCTCATGTGACTTATGAGGATGTCCTGCACCCGGTTGGAATTGGTGAGGCCCTGCTGCAATCCCGCGGGCACTTCGGTTTCGCCGGGTTTCAGGACGTAGCCCAAATGCTGGTTATCGGTGTTGAGGCGAAGGTAGGTCAGCCCCAAGTCGGTCCACAAAAGATCACCCGGCATAATCACCGTATCGCCCGACAGGATGCCTTCCTCACCCTCGCGCTGGAGGCCGAAGCTGGGGTGGAACCATGGGGTGATCCCTAGGTCTTGAATACGCTTGCGATACCACCACTGCACCTCGCGCGTGGTTGTCACGCCCGGAGTGATCACTTTGCGCGACATCGCCTCTGAAATCAGCTGATGGGCAAGGGCGACCAGCGCCCGGTATTGCACGACCTCTTCGCTCGTGCGCGTCTCCAGCCAGCGCACCGCAAGCCGCTCGCCGGAGACAATCCGCTCGCGGTATTCGGGGGCGAGGGCCGTCATCATCGCATCATACTGGCTCTTGGTCATGCCATCGGCAAAGCGGGTCGTAGCAGAGACGTTGATCGCGATATTTGCCGGGTCGCGCGCCGCGATAATGTCGGCCAGTGCTGCCCATTGGTCCGGCTGTTCATCTGGTTCCCAAGCGGGCTCGAACAGTCCGGCAAGGCCATAACGGCTGACGGTAAGGCGTTCGATGTCCTCTCCTGCACCGGGGTCAAAGAACACCAGAATTGTCCGCCGCCTTGCGTTGAAGCTTTTGGCATCAAGCATGGTGGCGATCACTGGCTCTTCGAAATATTCGCGCGCCATGATGACCCACATGGCAATCCCCTCTTCGCGCATTAGCTTGGGAATGAGGGTGTTGAGCCGGTTGGCGAGCCTTGCGTCGATTATGTCGGCGCGGCTCTCAAGCGGCAATATCGCCGCAGGCTCTACGCGCGGGTCGCCTTCAGCAAAGGTGATCGGGCCATGGGTGTCGGCAAGCGCCGGAGCGCTCAAAATAGCGGCCAAACCGATGAGCAGTTGGGCAAATTTCATTGCTGGCTTAACTCTTGGCTTCATCCTCATCATCATCGCCTTCGTTCTGGCCCACATCAAGCCCGTGCTTCAAGAGCATGGGTAGCTGGGTGAAGGTGAAGAGGAAAGTGAGGGGGAGAAACACCCAGAGCTTTGCCCAAAGCCAGCCTTCAAAGTCGAGATAAGCACGCAGGGCTTCGTTGAATCCGGCAAGCAGGAGAAAGAAGACCCCCCAATTGCGCGACAGTTTAAGCCAGCCTTCCTCAGAGAGCCCCTCGAACGCTGCTTCGAGCAGGATTTTGAGGAGCGCGCGGCCTGTAAAGAACCCGGCGAGTAAGGCTATGCCGAAGCCTGCGTAGATGATCGTGGGTTTGAGTTGCACAAACACCGGATCGCCAAAAAAGATGGTGAGAGCGCCGAAGCCAACGATCAATGCAGTGGAGAGCCACAGCATAGGTGAGACTTTGCCAAGCTTGAACTTGGAGAAAAGGAGCGCGGCGACGGCTGCGACCATAAAGGCGCCCGTGCCGTAGATGATCGCGAGGAGCTCGCCCGCCGCATTGGGCTCTGCTGGCGCGTTAAAGCGGTAGACGCCGAGGAAAACGAGCAAGGGGCCATAATCGACCGCCACGTTGAGCCAGCCTGAGCCTTGGGGTTTTGTGTCTGTCTCGCTCATTTAACTCTCTTTTTCGTCATTGCGAGGAGCCGCAGGCGACGAAGCAATCCATGGACCTATTTCAAATCAGAGGGCGCGGGGTCATGGATTGCCGCGCGGCTCCGCCGCTCGCAATGACGAAGTTTAGGCAACTCCAGCAATTACCCTTGCAACAAGATCAGGGTCGAAGGGGCGCAGGTCTTCCATCTTCTCGCCAACGCCAATCGCGTGGATAGGAAGGCCGTATTGCTCGGCAGCAGCCACCAGAACGCCGCCGCGAGCGGTGCCGTCCAATTTCGTCATGATAAGCCCTGTGACCCCTGCGACCTCTTTGAACACGTCGATTTGTGAGAGCGCATTTTGCCCGTTGGTCGCATCGAG from Erythrobacter sp. SCSIO 43205 includes these protein-coding regions:
- a CDS encoding heme lyase CcmF/NrfE family subunit, yielding MIAELGHAALWLATALAVLQMVGGALGLRNGNEAIVALTRPAAVVQAFLATLSFLLLLYAFAITDLSIKLVATNSHSMKPFIYKLTGTWGNHEGSMLLWVAVLALSGGLLAGLERRLPEKTMSATLSVQGFVALGFYSFLLLSSNPFERLPVPAGEGSGLNPLLQDIGLAIHPPTLYIGYVGLSVAFSLCMGALITRQVTPDFAKVMRPWVLAAWVFLTFGITAGSYWAYYELGWGGWWFWDPVENASLMPWLAATALLHSVSVLAARDALRTWTIMLGVLAFSMSMLGTFLVRSGVITSVHAFAVDPERGSFILALLGLYIGGALVIFAMRAGYIAEGKRFTATSREGALVFNNVMLSAILAIVLLGTLYPVFTEVFDVRVSVGPPYFNPASAIFAIPMFMVMAVGPLLRWKDDKPARIQFEVLLLASIAITVIALVAFFGSYDILPLLGLAFAAALGVASLLPLRGRKLSRVPTATWGMVMAHFGVAVALFGMASESAFTSERLAAVSSGGQEQVGEWTIELQSVDPIAGPNWTAIEARIIATRGDGDGVLLTPQARNFWAPTQATSESALLTTWDGQLYAVIGDQAGVDANGNPRWQLRVWWKPFVTFIWYGGLMIAFGGILSIIGRLQVDLKRRSVTKRGNQRREDAAALAGGTAPEPAE
- a CDS encoding DsbE family thiol:disulfide interchange protein; this encodes MRLIYLIPLALFLFFAGVAGYQLTQPKDVNIPSQMIERELPDFALEPALEGMPGASRADFIGGKPKLLNIWASWCVPCIAEAPHLERLRQEGVEIIGVAVRDRPEAVEGFLARYGNPYTRIGADDISELMLEIGASGVPETYVIDAAGNIRYQHIGDIRENHVEMLLEKLEEAA
- a CDS encoding cytochrome c-type biogenesis protein, whose translation is MRFLLALIALIAAPIYAQSSMPPAPYAYTQLDDPVLEAEAAALMETLRCLKCQSQSIADSDAPMAGDMRHQVRSRLLAGESPEEVRDWLTQRYGDYVSYEPTVSSTTWPLFAIPVLLLLIVGAVLLRRLGKRSSGSEGSA
- a CDS encoding tetratricopeptide repeat protein → MDQWLAILALALVSFAIAAFYLRMPRQGFAVFGAALLFGLVGYSWVGSPGQSGSPKQPQVQAEQESGEAMVEARRALFDPTTAKPDYLTLSDGFARRGKFDDAAGLLRQGLRENPDHLEGWLALGMALTGHAEGFVTPAANYAYGKAREIDPSNPGPDFFLGTSLVQTGQIVAGRKVWGRLLENSPDDAPWKAEIERRVERLDEMIANAPMLQ
- a CDS encoding potassium transporter Kup — encoded protein: MSETSATAEHSSLDTHSSGHAHGGSKAALAVGAIGIVFGDIGTSPLYAFRETFAGTANVAIDRMHVLGVVSLIFWSMLLVVAIQYVTILMRADNKGQGGSLALVALLSRHMGKSSYGWLVVLLGVFATSLFYGDSMITPAISVLSAVEGLTVVDQGLQQYVIPIALGLLVFLFMLQARGTAKVGALFAPVMIVWFTVLAGLGGWQIIQNPDILWALNPYYAVMFFVTDGFVAFLALGAVVLAVTGSEALYSDMGHFGRGPMRLSWFGFVMPCLLLNYFGQGALIAGLPAEEAAVVVQSPFFLLASEEWRLPLVFLATVATFIASQAVISGAFSITHQAVQMGFMPRLSILHTSETEGGQIYIPVVNWALMVAVILLVLTFQSSSNLASAYGIAVTGAVTIDTLLMGLLFVSVWKWKWWYAAPVVLLFLIVDGAYFAANLTKIPDGGWFPLVVGFVAFTFLTTWARGRKLMRARMSEGSLPIEIFAKSAKNSALRVPGTAIFMASSQAGVPSALLHNIKHNKVLHERVVILTVDIQDEPYVDPDKRCEYTDMGDGFYRAVLRYGFMEETDVPEGLKGMGLYCGGQFDMMHTSFFLSRQTLLASDKPGMPIWREKIFAWMLRNSASAMDFFKLPTNRVVELGSQVEI
- a CDS encoding M24 family metallopeptidase; the protein is MKFAQLLIGLAAILSAPALADTHGPITFAEGDPRVEPAAILPLESRADIIDARLANRLNTLIPKLMREEGIAMWVIMAREYFEEPVIATMLDAKSFNARRRTILVFFDPGAGEDIERLTVSRYGLAGLFEPAWEPDEQPDQWAALADIIAARDPANIAINVSATTRFADGMTKSQYDAMMTALAPEYRERIVSGERLAVRWLETRTSEEVVQYRALVALAHQLISEAMSRKVITPGVTTTREVQWWYRKRIQDLGITPWFHPSFGLQREGEEGILSGDTVIMPGDLLWTDLGLTYLRLNTDNQHLGYVLKPGETEVPAGLQQGLTNSNRVQDILISHMRTGLSGNEILARARAEAIAEGLDPSIYSHPIGFHGHGAGTAIGFWDNQEADPRGEDTLRANTAWAIELTSYSAVPEWGGQRVDFRTEEDAFFDGESVRFLHGRQTAITMIPSD
- a CDS encoding inner membrane-spanning protein YciB; translated protein: MSETDTKPQGSGWLNVAVDYGPLLVFLGVYRFNAPAEPNAAGELLAIIYGTGAFMVAAVAALLFSKFKLGKVSPMLWLSTALIVGFGALTIFFGDPVFVQLKPTIIYAGFGIALLAGFFTGRALLKILLEAAFEGLSEEGWLKLSRNWGVFFLLLAGFNEALRAYLDFEGWLWAKLWVFLPLTFLFTFTQLPMLLKHGLDVGQNEGDDDEDEAKS